In Bradyrhizobium sp. WBOS07, the genomic window GATCCGCGAGGCGCTGTCGCGCCTGATGCGCGGCCGCACCGTGATCGCGATCGCGCATCGGCTGGCAACGCTGCGCAATTTCGACCGCGTGGTGGTGCTGAGAAATGGTAAGATCATCGAAGACGGATCGCCCGAGCGCCTCATGCAGGGGCACGGACCCTATCGTGAACTGGTCACGCAGGAAATGAGTAGGCTGGCGCAAGCCGCCGCGTAAGCCAACAGTCGCGTTCTCGAGTCGGTCGCGTTTCAAAACAAGCGCAGGGGAGCTGCTCATGTCGGCCGAAGCCGTAACCCAACTCGTCTCCGTGACACGGACCTCCGAACAGGTCGCGGAGCAGCCTTTCTACATTCCGATGACCGGGCCCTCGGCGCGGCCTCGGCGGTCGCTCAAGCACGACGACATGTTCATTGTGCTCGACAGCCATGGCGACATCGGCGCATCGGCAGGCGGGCCGGATGGCCTGTTCCATCACGATACGCGCTACCTCGCACGGCTCGAGCTCGTGCTCGACGATCTCCAGCCGCTGCTGCTCGGCTCCAACCTGCGCGACGACAATTCGGCGCTGACCGTCGATCTGACCAATCCGGACATCTACCGGCAGGACAGCCTCGTCCTGCAGAAGGATCTGCTGCACATCGTGCGCACGATCTTCCTGTGGCGCGGCACCGCCTATCAGCGCATCGGCGTGCAGAACCATGGCGAGCGGCGCACCAGCTTCGAGCTGACGCTGCTGTTCGACAACGACTTTGCCGACCTGTTCGAGGTTCGCGGCGAGCGCCGCCCGCATCGCGGGACCGGCACGAGCAGATTGCTCGGGCCGACCGATGTGCTGTTCGAATATCGCGGTCTCGACGATACCGAGCGCACCACGGCGCTGCATCTCGACCCGCGTCCGACGCGGCTGTCGGTGAACGCGGCGACCTGGCAGCTCGAGCTGGACCCGCACGAATCGACCTCTCTTTTCGTGGCCGTGTCCTGCAACCGGCCGATCGCGGAGAAACCGGCGCGGTTCTTCCGGGGACTGCTCGCCCACCGCCGCGAGATGCGCCATTCCACCATGGGCGCCGCCAGCATCGAGACCTCCAACAACATCTTCAACGAGGTGCTGTGCCAGGCCATGGCCGACCTCAACATGCTGATGACGGAGACGCCGCAGGGGCGTTATCCCTATGCCGGCATTCCCTGGTACTCGACGACGTTCGGCCGCGACGGCCTGATCACCGCGCTCCAGATGCTGTGGGTCGACCCGCGCATCGCCAAGGGCGTTCTGCGCCGGCTCGCGCATTTCCAGGCGGAGGCGGTCGACCCGCTCGCTGACGCGGCCCCCGGAAAGATCCTGCACGAGATGCGCGGCGGCGAGATGGCGGCGCTCGGGGAGGTGCCGTTCGCGCATTATTACGGCAGCGTCGATTCGACTGCGCTGTTCGTGCTGCTCGCGGGAAGCTATTTCGAGCGCACCGGCGACGAGGCCACGCTGACCGAACTGTGGCCGGCGATCGAGGCCGGGCTGGCCTGGATCGACGGCCCCGGCGATCCCGACCAGGACGGCTTTGTCGAATACCAGCGCGCGACCGAGAAGGGGCTGGCCAACCAGGGCTGGAAGGATTCCTACGACGCGATCTTCCACGCCGACGGAAAGCTCGCGGAAGGCAATATCGCGCTCGCCGAGGTCCAGGGCTACGTCTTTGCCGCCAAGCAGCTCGCCGCGCGTTGCGCCTTGCGGCTCGGCAAGCTGGACCGTGCGCGCAAGCTCGACGCCGATTCCAGGGCGCTGGCCGAACGCTTCGAGCAGGCGTTCTGGTGCGAGGAGCTCGGCACCTATGCGCTCGCCCTCGACGGCAGGAAGCGGCCGTGCAAGGTGCGGACCTCGAACGCCGGTCAGGTGCTGTTCAGCGGCATGATCCGCGAGGACCGCGCCCGCCTCGTCGCCGCCGATCTGATGCGGCCGCATTTCTTCTCGGGCTGGGGCATCCGAACCGTCGCGCAGGGCGAAGCGCGCTACAATCCGATGTCCTACCATGACGGGTCGATCTGGCCGCACGACAACGCGCTGATCGCGCTCGGGCTCGCGCGCTACGGTCTCAAGCATTCGGTGGCGCATGTCTTCAAGGGGCTGTTCGACGCGGCGACCTACATGGACCTGCGCCGGCTGCCCGAATTGTTCTGCGGCTTCCGGCGCGAGAAGCGGCGAGGCCCGACGCTCTATCCGGTCGCCTGTGCGCCGCAGGCCTGGGCCAGCGCGACGCCGTTCACGCTGCTAGAGGCGGCGCTCGGTCTCGAATTCGACGTCGCGCGCGGCGAGATTCGCCTGCGCAACCCGCATCTGCCGGTATTCCTCAACGAGGTGATCCTGCGCGATCTGCGCCTGGGCGATTCCAGCGTCGATCTGCGCGTCAGCCGCCACGGCGACGACGTGGCGCTGGAGGTGATGCGCACGCGCGGCCAGATTCAGGTCTCGATCGTGCTGGCGCGCTAGCGGCGCGCAAGGAGGGCGTCATGCGTGCGAATGGAGCGTTGATCCTTGGTATAGCCATCGTTGCGAGCCTGGCGGTCGCCTCCTCGCACGCCGCCGACGAGCCGCCGACACCCCCGCGCGAGGCCAATGTGCCGGCGACCCAGCCGCCGGCCTCGACCGTGCCGGTGACGCCGAAGGATGCCGCCCCGCCGCCGTCGGTGACCATCATCGGCGCGAGCGAGGCCCACGGCGTGCTCGGCCGCGACGTGCGCAGTGCGGCCGGCGAGGACATGGGCCGCATCGTCGACGTCATCGTCGATCGCACCGGCCATGTGCGCGCTGCCGCGATCGATTTTGGCGGGTTTCTCGGCGTCGGCAGCCGCAAGATCGTGGTGGAATGGAACGCGCTGCGCTTCGGCAAGATTGCCAACAAGAAGGACAGCATCACGCTGGAATTGACCAAGGCGCAGGTTGCGGCCGCGCCGGAATACAAGGAGGACACGCCGATCGTCGTGCTCGGCGCGTCCGGCAGCCTTCAACCGCTGCAAGCGATCCAGTGAGGTGCCGGGAGGGCCCACCGCCTGTGCTGTTGTCGAGGAAGCCGAACCATGCAGATCGGGAGGGCCGCGTTGAGCAGGACAACGTCGCCGCGCCTTCGGTCGCCGGCGTCCCGGCGCCGTCGCGCCAGAGCCTGCGCGGCCTCGACTGGTTCATCTTCTTCCTCGCCGACGTGCAGACCGGATTCGGTCCTTTCATCGCGGTCTATCTGACCACCCAGAAATGGACCCAGGTCGAGATCGGCTTCGTGCTGTCGATCGGCGGCATCGTCGCGTTGATTGGGCAGATGCCGGGCGGGGCGATCATTGATGCCGCGAAATCGGAGCGTCTCGTCGCCGCCCTCGCGATCACGACCATCGGCGCCTGCGCGCTGGCCTATGCCGCGATGCCGATCTTCGCGGTCGTGGTGACCGCCGCCACCCTGCATGCGATGGCGAGCTGCGTGCTGGGGCCGGCGATTGCGGCCATCAGCCTGGGCCTTGTCGGCCCGCTCGCGATCGGCGAGCGGCTCGGCCGCAACGCGCGCTTTGCCTCGCTCGGCAACGGCGTCGCAGCGGCGGTGATGGGCACGGCGGGGTATCTGCTGTCGAGCCGGTCGGTCTTCCTGGTCACGTTCCTGCTCGTGATTCCGACTCTGATCGCACTCTCGCGCATCCGCGAGAATGAGGTCGATATCAGGCGCTGTCACGGCGAGATGCCGCCTGAAGCCGCCGACCGTGCCGACACCAATATCTGGCACCTGATCCGGCAGCGTCCGCTGATCATCTTTGCCTTGAGCGTTCTGCTGCTGCAACTGGCGAACGCCTCGATGATGCCGCTGATGGCAAGTGCGGTGACGGCGCGGTCCGCCCAATGGGCGACGGTGCTCGTCGCCTTTTGCATCGTAGTCCCCCAAGCGATCGTGGCGCTGCTGTCGCCGACGGTCGGGCGCAAGGCGCAGGCGTGGGGTCGGCGACCGCTGCTGCTGATCGGGTTCGGCGCGCTGGCGATTCGCGGCCTGTTGTTTGCGACCGTGCGCGATCCCTATCTGCTGGTCGCCGTGCAGGTGTTCGACGGCATTACCGCCGCCGTATTCGCGGTGATGATTCCACTGATCGTTGCCGACGTCGCCTTCGGCAGCGGCCATTTCAATCTGGCACAGGGAATCGTCGGCACCGCAACGGGCATCGGCGCGTCGCTGAGCACCGTGCTCGGCGGCTATGTCAGCGACAAGTTCGGCAACGCGACCGCCTTCATCGGGCTGTCGGGCGTTGCCGCGACCGGACTCTTGCTGATTCTCCTTGCGATGCCGGAGACGCGGCGTACGGCATGACCGCCGGTCAAGAAAGAAAATGGCCGGTCGAAACGAGTTCGACCGGCCAAGTTGGTAGGGAGGAGGATCAGGCGAAGATCAGGCGTCGAGATGTTGCAGACGCTGACGGTTGCGCAACACGATCTGGCGGGCGCCGGAGAAGCCGAGGATGCCCTGGGTGTGAAGCTGGGACAGCGCGCGCGACACGGTTTCAAGGGTGAGGCCGAGATAGTCGCCGATGTCGCGGCGACACATCGGCAGCGCCATCATGCCGGCGACGGCGAGGCGACGGTCCATTTCGAGCAGGAAGGTCGCGACGCGCTCCATCGCGGTCTTGCGGCCCAGCAGCAGCATGTGGTCTTCGGCATGGCGCAGCTCGGAGGCGGTCATCGCCCAGAGCTTGCGGGCGACCTGGACGTCGGTCCCGGCGGCCTTCTCGAGGCTCGCGCGCTTCACGAGGCGCACGGTGGTGTCGATGATGGCTTCGGCGGCAAGGCGGTGAGCGGGGCCGGATTCGAGGCCGAACACGTCGCCGGGAAGATGAAAAGCGCCGATCTGGCGACGGCCGTCGGAAAGCAGCTTGTAGCTGCTCACGGCGCCCGACACGACCTGGTAGACATATTCGGCCGGCTCGTCCTCGCCATAGATCTCCTCGTCCTTGCGGTAGGAGAATTCCGTGGCCACCAGACCCACGTGGCCGGTGATGGCGCCGAACTGGTCGGTGACGGGATGGGCGGGAGCAGCCTTGCCGATAAGCTGGGTGTTGATCGCTGGGGTGTTGATCGTCTGGGTCAGCATCTGCGCCATCTCCGTTGTGATGGCGCCTTGGTACGCGGTATCGGGGGCTTCGAAAATTTCGATCGATATCTTAAGGGGGGCGCCTTACGTAGAATCCCGTAGGTCAGGCGACGGGGCGGTCCTGGATGGCGTGGCGGATGCAGTTGACCAGGTTTTCCTCGAGAAGCGGCTTCAAAACCACCTCCTTGATGCCCGCCGTCGCAGCCCGGGCCGAGATGTTCTCGTCGGGATAGCCGGTAATCAGGATTACAGGCACGTCGCGGTCGGATTTGCGCAAGCGGCCGGCCAGCTCGATACCGTTGATGTCTGGCATCTTGTAATCGATGACGTAGCAGTCCGGTCCGGCCGCGCTGCCGATGTTGAGCAGCGCCGTGCCGCTCCTGAAGGTCCGTACGGCAAAGCCGTCGGTCTCCAGCAGGAACCGCAGGGATCCCAGGACGGCGGCGTCATCGTCGACCACGAAGACGGTGGGTCGGGCAGGGGATGACGACCGCGCAGGATGTGAGCCAACCTCGATCATGTCCTCTGGCTAGCACTGCGCCGGCAAGGTGCCTTGACCTGCCTCAATCGTTGAGCATGCCGGCGCGCATCGCCAGCCGGACCAGTTCCGAGAGGCTGTTGGCCTGCATCTTGGTCATGACATTGGCCCGGTAGACCTCGATGGTGCGCGGGCTGATGTCGTATTCGCGGGCGATCAGCTTGTTGGAGAGGCCCGCAATCAGCCCTTCCATGACCTGGCGCTCCCTGGGACTCAAGGACGCGACGCGGGCGGCGATGTCCTGCGCGACGACCTCGTTCTTGGCGGCGGGCTCGGCCTGGCGGATCGCCGACTCGATCATGGCGGTGAGGCGGTCGTCGTCGAACGGTTTTTCCAGGAAGTCGACGGCCCCGAGCTTCATCGCCTCGACCGCGAGCGGCACGTCGCCATGACCGGTCATGATCAGGATCGGGAACGGGCTCTGCTGCGCCTTCATCCGCTTGAGCAGCTCGATCCCGTCGAGGCCGGGCATCCGCACGTCGGAGACGACGCAGCCGAAGTCGAGGCCCGGCAGGGCCTCGAGAAAAGCGAGGGCGTCGTCGAACAGCGTGACGTCGAAGCCGGCGGAATCCAGCAGGAAATTCAACGAATCGCGCATCGCTGCGTCGTCGTCGATGACATAGACACGTCCCTTGGTCGTCATGATCAGCTTTCGTCCGTTGCCGGCAAGGTGAAGCGGAATGTCGCTCCGCCCGCTGCGTTGCTCTCGGCCCACATGCGGCCGCCGTGGGCCTCGATGATCGAGCGGCTGATGGAGAGTCCCACGCCCATGCCGGTGTCCTTGGTGGTGAAGAAGGTCTGGAAGAGATTGGGGAGAACGTCATCGCGGAAGCCGGCGCCGGTGTCGGAGACCTCCACCTCGATCATGTCGTCGGCGACGCGGGTGTTGGCAACGACGAGCTCGCGGCGCGGCGACTGCGCCATGGCCTCCAGCGCGTTGCGGAACAGATTGACCAGCACCTGCTGGATCTGCACCCGGTCGGCGAGCACGAGATCAGCGTCGGGATTGAGGCTGAAGCGGAGCTGCACGTTCTGCTCGCGCGCGCCGGCAAGCCCGAGCGCGCCGGCCTCCTCGATCAGCTTGGACAGGCTTTCGACCCGTTTCTCCGACTCGCCGCGGGAGACGAAGTCGCGCAGGCGCCGAATGATCTGGCCGGCGCGCAGGGCCTGCTCCGCCGCGCGATCCAGCGCGTTTTCGACCTTCGGCGTGTTGGGATCGCTGCTGCCGGCGAGCAGGCGCCGCGACCCCTTCATGTAATTGCTGATCGCCGCCAGCGGCTGGTTGAGCTCGTGGGCGAGCGCCGAGGCCATCTCACCCATCGCGGTCAGCCGCGAGACGTGGACCAGCTCGGATTGCAATTCCTGGAGCCGGGCTTGGGTCTGCTGGTGCTCGGTGAGGTCGCGGACGAAGCCGGTGAAATAGGGCTCGCCGGCGCGCTGCGTCTGCCCGACGGACAGGTGCATCGGGAAAGTCGTGCCGTCGCGCCGCTTTCCCGTCACGATGCGGCCGATGCCGATGATGTGCGGATCATTCGTCCTGAGATAGCGCACGAGATAGCTGTCGTGACGCGACTGATCGGGCTCCGGCATCAGGATGCTGACGTTCCGGCCGATGGCTTCCTGCCGGCTGTAGCCGAACAGCCGCTCCGCCGCGCTGCTGAACAGCTGCATGATGCCGCGGGAATCGATGACGATCATGGCGTCCGGCACGGTCTCGAGAATCGAGCGAAGATGGTTCTCCTGGGAGCGCAGGGCGTCCTCGAGATGCTTTTCCTCGTTGATGTCGAGGAAGATTCCGCTGAGATGGCGTGGCGTTCCTGAATCGTCCCGGATCACGCCGGCCCTGGCCCGGATCCATTGACCGGTCCCGGAGACGCCGCCCAACCTGAAGGACAGGTCAAGTCCTCCGCCGCCTTCCGAGGCGCGTCCGATCGCCTTCAGAAGGTGGTCCCGATCCCCGGGTTCCAGCAAGGAAAGAAAGAGATCGTAGCTGACGGTCTGGTCCCGCTCGAGGCCAAACAGCCGCCTGGCCATGTCCGACCATTCGAGTTCGTGCGTCTTTAGATCGAGGTCCCAGGTGCCCACCCCGAATTCCTCGATGCGAACCGGGAAATGCTCGCCCCGACCATCGTTTGCCGGTTGGGTCTCGCGGATCGGCGCCAAACTCTGCTCCTCATCTCGGCCCGGTCGGCAGGACGCCGTTACCGCTGGCGCAATTTCGCCCAAGGCGCGCTCCGAGGCAAGCGCGGACGTTGAATTCACTGGCGGATTCCATTGGGAAGGACAAGGGAGCCGGAAGCGCTCATTTTGATCTATCTCATCCTGCTGCATGACAGCGGGCTTAGGCTCCAACAAAACCCGGTGATGTGGAGATACTCGATGACATACGCGACGGTGATGGTCAGCTTGGCGCTCGATCAGTCCAACGAGGCGCGTCTCCAGGTGGCCGGTGAGCTTGCCGAACGATTCGAGGCGGCCATCGTCGGGGTCGCCGCGGCACAGTTCGCGCCGCCGCTCTATTTCACCGACGGCGCCGAGGCACAAGCGCTGATCGACGAGGGCGAGGCTTCGGTCAAGCGGCGGCTGGCCGGCCTCGAGGCTCAATTCCGGGCGGCGACCAGGAATCGCGGCGGTCATGCGGAGTGGCGCAGCGCGATGGACTTTCCGGCGCGATTCGTCCTGGCGCAGGCGCGCTGCGCCGACATCATCGTCAGCGGCGGGCAGAGCCCGGCCTTCTCCGACGCGTTTGCGCTCGCAAGCCCCAAGGACCTGGTGATGCAGGCCGGCCGCCCGCTTCTCGTCGTCCCCGATCGGGTCACGTGGCTCGACCTGCGCAGCGTGCTGGTGGCGTGGAAGGACACGCCGGAGGCGCGGCGGGCAGTGGCCGACGCGCTGCCGATGCTGCGCAAGGCGAGGGACGTCACCATCGCGACAATTCCCGAGCGGGACGACGACCGTTCGGTCGTGATGGCCGGCGTCGCCGACGTCGCCGCCTGGCTCGCCCGCCATGGCGTCACGGCGACGGCGCGCCTGTACGAAGGCACCCGGAACGGAAACGCCTCGGCGCAATTGGAAAAAGTCGCAGGGGACGTCGATGCCAGCCTGATCGTCGCGGGCGCCTATGGTCATTCGAGGTTTCGTGAACTGATCCTGGGGGGCGTCACCCAGTATCTGGTCACGCAGACCGCCCGCTGCGTGCTGCTGTCGCACTGACGGTCGGCCGGAATCGAATCGAGGAGGACGCGCCGTGTACAGATTTCTTGAACAGACCGTCGACGGTTACATGACGCGCAACGTCAAGACGGTGCAGCGCGACCGAGACTTGTTCGAGCTCAGCGAAATGTTCGAGACCGACGATTTCAACTCCTATCCGGTCGAGGACGACGGGCAGGTGGTCGGCATCGTCACCAAGTTCGACATCCTGAAGTGCTTCGCCTTCACGCCGAGCCAGATGATGCCGCGCTATCACGACCTGATGAGCCGCAAGGTCGGCGACGTCATGACGCCGGAGTTCATCTATGTCAGCCCCGATACGCGGCTGACGCGCGTGCTCCAGATCATGGTCGAGCACCGCATCCGGAGCATCATCGTCCTCAACAGCGCGCAGAAGCTGGTTGGGATCATCGCCCGCGAGGACGTCATCGCGGCGCTCAAGGCGACGACGCGCGACTGACGCACCATCCCTGACCGGCAATCTCATCGTCGCCTCCGTTATTGTACGGAGGCTCCCGTTTGCGCGCCACGCCGGACCAGTTCCGGCGGGAAACACGTCCGCTGCGGCCAGCCCACATACATTTGAGCTTCCCGCACGGTCCTTGTCTTCACAAAGGGTGGCTGCGGAGAACTTAAGTGCCGCCCTTGATTTCAATCAATTCCCGGTGAGGATGAATGTGGTTTCTGGCGGTGTGTTCTTTCAGAGAGAATCCGCATGAGCCAGCCCTCCATTTCCAAATCCATGACCATCGGTGAAAGCGGCTTGGCTGTCGTGTTCGCAGTCACCGCCTTCCTGTGCGTGGTCGCTTCGGCCAAGGCGCTCGATGCGCCCTTCGCCTTCCATGCCGCGCTCAGCGCGGCGGCGAGCCTCGCGGCGCTGTTCGTCATCGTCAACCGCTACCTCGATCGCCCGGCGGCGCTGCCGCCGGCGGAGATCAACGGACGCCCCAACTACAATATGGGCCCGATCAAGTTCTCCGCGTTCATGGCGATGTTCTGGGGCATCGCCGGGTTCCTGGTCGGCCTCATCATCGCCTCGCAGCTGGCCTGGCCCGCGCTGAACTTCGATCTGCCCTGGACCAGCTTCGGCCGCCTGCGGCCGCTGCACACCTCCGCCGTGATCTTCGCCTTCGGCGGCAACGTGCTGATCGCGACCTCCTTCTACGTGGTGCAGAAATCCTGCCACG contains:
- a CDS encoding amylo-alpha-1,6-glucosidase; the protein is MSAEAVTQLVSVTRTSEQVAEQPFYIPMTGPSARPRRSLKHDDMFIVLDSHGDIGASAGGPDGLFHHDTRYLARLELVLDDLQPLLLGSNLRDDNSALTVDLTNPDIYRQDSLVLQKDLLHIVRTIFLWRGTAYQRIGVQNHGERRTSFELTLLFDNDFADLFEVRGERRPHRGTGTSRLLGPTDVLFEYRGLDDTERTTALHLDPRPTRLSVNAATWQLELDPHESTSLFVAVSCNRPIAEKPARFFRGLLAHRREMRHSTMGAASIETSNNIFNEVLCQAMADLNMLMTETPQGRYPYAGIPWYSTTFGRDGLITALQMLWVDPRIAKGVLRRLAHFQAEAVDPLADAAPGKILHEMRGGEMAALGEVPFAHYYGSVDSTALFVLLAGSYFERTGDEATLTELWPAIEAGLAWIDGPGDPDQDGFVEYQRATEKGLANQGWKDSYDAIFHADGKLAEGNIALAEVQGYVFAAKQLAARCALRLGKLDRARKLDADSRALAERFEQAFWCEELGTYALALDGRKRPCKVRTSNAGQVLFSGMIREDRARLVAADLMRPHFFSGWGIRTVAQGEARYNPMSYHDGSIWPHDNALIALGLARYGLKHSVAHVFKGLFDAATYMDLRRLPELFCGFRREKRRGPTLYPVACAPQAWASATPFTLLEAALGLEFDVARGEIRLRNPHLPVFLNEVILRDLRLGDSSVDLRVSRHGDDVALEVMRTRGQIQVSIVLAR
- a CDS encoding PRC-barrel domain-containing protein, which produces MRANGALILGIAIVASLAVASSHAADEPPTPPREANVPATQPPASTVPVTPKDAAPPPSVTIIGASEAHGVLGRDVRSAAGEDMGRIVDVIVDRTGHVRAAAIDFGGFLGVGSRKIVVEWNALRFGKIANKKDSITLELTKAQVAAAPEYKEDTPIVVLGASGSLQPLQAIQ
- a CDS encoding MFS transporter, encoding MLLSRKPNHADREGRVEQDNVAAPSVAGVPAPSRQSLRGLDWFIFFLADVQTGFGPFIAVYLTTQKWTQVEIGFVLSIGGIVALIGQMPGGAIIDAAKSERLVAALAITTIGACALAYAAMPIFAVVVTAATLHAMASCVLGPAIAAISLGLVGPLAIGERLGRNARFASLGNGVAAAVMGTAGYLLSSRSVFLVTFLLVIPTLIALSRIRENEVDIRRCHGEMPPEAADRADTNIWHLIRQRPLIIFALSVLLLQLANASMMPLMASAVTARSAQWATVLVAFCIVVPQAIVALLSPTVGRKAQAWGRRPLLLIGFGALAIRGLLFATVRDPYLLVAVQVFDGITAAVFAVMIPLIVADVAFGSGHFNLAQGIVGTATGIGASLSTVLGGYVSDKFGNATAFIGLSGVAATGLLLILLAMPETRRTA
- a CDS encoding helix-turn-helix domain-containing protein; this translates as MLTQTINTPAINTQLIGKAAPAHPVTDQFGAITGHVGLVATEFSYRKDEEIYGEDEPAEYVYQVVSGAVSSYKLLSDGRRQIGAFHLPGDVFGLESGPAHRLAAEAIIDTTVRLVKRASLEKAAGTDVQVARKLWAMTASELRHAEDHMLLLGRKTAMERVATFLLEMDRRLAVAGMMALPMCRRDIGDYLGLTLETVSRALSQLHTQGILGFSGARQIVLRNRQRLQHLDA
- a CDS encoding response regulator, which gives rise to MIEVGSHPARSSSPARPTVFVVDDDAAVLGSLRFLLETDGFAVRTFRSGTALLNIGSAAGPDCYVIDYKMPDINGIELAGRLRKSDRDVPVILITGYPDENISARAATAGIKEVVLKPLLEENLVNCIRHAIQDRPVA
- the fixJ gene encoding response regulator FixJ, with amino-acid sequence MTTKGRVYVIDDDAAMRDSLNFLLDSAGFDVTLFDDALAFLEALPGLDFGCVVSDVRMPGLDGIELLKRMKAQQSPFPILIMTGHGDVPLAVEAMKLGAVDFLEKPFDDDRLTAMIESAIRQAEPAAKNEVVAQDIAARVASLSPRERQVMEGLIAGLSNKLIAREYDISPRTIEVYRANVMTKMQANSLSELVRLAMRAGMLND
- the fixL gene encoding sensor protein FixL; translation: MAPIRETQPANDGRGEHFPVRIEEFGVGTWDLDLKTHELEWSDMARRLFGLERDQTVSYDLFLSLLEPGDRDHLLKAIGRASEGGGGLDLSFRLGGVSGTGQWIRARAGVIRDDSGTPRHLSGIFLDINEEKHLEDALRSQENHLRSILETVPDAMIVIDSRGIMQLFSSAAERLFGYSRQEAIGRNVSILMPEPDQSRHDSYLVRYLRTNDPHIIGIGRIVTGKRRDGTTFPMHLSVGQTQRAGEPYFTGFVRDLTEHQQTQARLQELQSELVHVSRLTAMGEMASALAHELNQPLAAISNYMKGSRRLLAGSSDPNTPKVENALDRAAEQALRAGQIIRRLRDFVSRGESEKRVESLSKLIEEAGALGLAGAREQNVQLRFSLNPDADLVLADRVQIQQVLVNLFRNALEAMAQSPRRELVVANTRVADDMIEVEVSDTGAGFRDDVLPNLFQTFFTTKDTGMGVGLSISRSIIEAHGGRMWAESNAAGGATFRFTLPATDES
- a CDS encoding universal stress protein, yielding MTYATVMVSLALDQSNEARLQVAGELAERFEAAIVGVAAAQFAPPLYFTDGAEAQALIDEGEASVKRRLAGLEAQFRAATRNRGGHAEWRSAMDFPARFVLAQARCADIIVSGGQSPAFSDAFALASPKDLVMQAGRPLLVVPDRVTWLDLRSVLVAWKDTPEARRAVADALPMLRKARDVTIATIPERDDDRSVVMAGVADVAAWLARHGVTATARLYEGTRNGNASAQLEKVAGDVDASLIVAGAYGHSRFRELILGGVTQYLVTQTARCVLLSH
- a CDS encoding HPP family protein, producing MYRFLEQTVDGYMTRNVKTVQRDRDLFELSEMFETDDFNSYPVEDDGQVVGIVTKFDILKCFAFTPSQMMPRYHDLMSRKVGDVMTPEFIYVSPDTRLTRVLQIMVEHRIRSIIVLNSAQKLVGIIAREDVIAALKATTRD